Genomic window (Aquimarina sp. BL5):
AAGGTTCAAACAAAGAACATTTTGTACACATTTCAGGATTAGTAGACGAAATTCGTGAAGGCGATGCAGTTGAATTTGATCTACAAGAAGGTAAAAAGGGTTTAAACGCAGTAAATGTAAAAGTAATTTAATATATACTACATAACTTTTTTAATAGACGAGCCTATCAATTTTGATAGGCTTTTTTAGTGGATTAAGTTATTGAATATCTATAGTCAATTATTATAGATGATTTTAAAAATACAATAAAGTGGATTTTTTTTTGAATTTTAAGATATAAAAATCAAGTGCTTAGGTGTTTTTTGTTTTTTTTTTAGAAAGGTGGTGTAACAATTTGCAACCTTTTGCATCAAAGGGGAAATCAAAAACAAAACATTATGAGAAATTTAAAAATCACACTTTTATTATTTACAATTATTAATCTAGCATTTAGTCAAGCTCCTGCGATAACGGCAGAAGTATCAGGAAACGGAAGTCCGGTTTTATTTTTACCCGGTTTTACCAATCCTGGATCAGTCTGGGATGAGACTATCGCTCATATACAAGGTGATCAAGAATATCACTTAATATCATATGCTGGATTTGATGGTAATGCGCCCATTGCTATGCCTTGGTATGATACGATCAAGAAAG
Coding sequences:
- a CDS encoding cold-shock protein; its protein translation is MNKGTVKFFNDAKGFGFITEEGSNKEHFVHISGLVDEIREGDAVEFDLQEGKKGLNAVNVKVI